ATTCTCATTTTCAGAACAGTGTCAGATTGCCTGCAATTAAACAAAACAGGAAATTGTGCTAAAGTTACAGCTTTCTAGTGGATAAAAGAAAGAACTCACATTGACAACAGTCTCGTGCTAAATCCTTACAAAGTTGTGCTAAAGTCATGGTCTTGTTGTCATATGTAATGCGGAAAAAATTCTCTTGACCATGTGGCGCAAGCATGGCGAGCAGACATAGCAAGCTGTGTACAGTAAACTGTTCAGACAGGGCCACTCCATGACAAAGGTAAACATGTAAACACAGTATGTGGCTTCTGTCAAATGAGAGAGTTGATTATGCAATTGAAATCATTACAAGCAATAACAAAACCTCAACTACAGAACTGGAACTGACAATTCCATaataaagagtaaaaaaaaaaaaaaaagaaaaataataatacaaaaaatacaatacCATTAAACAAAACAATTGCAAAATAGATATGAACAAAGGTTAAAATCACAATTTCACACAACAAGAATGAAACAGGTGACAGTGCTTGCACCAATAGTCATTTGAAACATACGACAGTAACtgaataattataaaatacatttgtgaagtaattacaattaacatagcATTAAGTGTCAAAGGAACACACAGTAACCAAATACTAAACGTGTACACAGATTTTTCAGAATCACCCACTGATAGTCAACAGTACCTGACATTTGtatcaaatgaaaattatttacactATTATATCATCCGTCATTATTAGCTGTAAATACCACAAATATAACCAACAAGAAAACACAATACTGCACAGTATTGCCTGTTAACTCACCTGCCAACATACTAACAACTGAAAGGAGGATTTTCTCTACACTCTGTACTGGGCTCCATCGTTCGGCACTTGACTCGTAGCCCATAGGATCATCCCCAGGAGCATGTAGAATAGAGATACACACACGGCCATCTGCATAAACTACACAGAGAATGTTTACACAATTATCTTCTTATTGTCAGCCTAATAAATGCACATTTTGGCCTGGAAACAAGATACTGGATGTAGCAGAGGTATTTAAGGcatagctttttttcttttttaaaaattttaaaacaaatcaaaTGCTTATAAATGCAAACAATGGATGACTATCTTGATCATCTGAGGAGAATGTGAAACAAAATTTGTTCAAGTTTTTTAAGGATTCTAATCTTACTGGGTACGCCACCATTACTTACATAATACTTACTGTTTGGATGGAACATTTCACAAGTAAACTGCATTTTTGGGGGGCTCAGTGGGTAGTCAGGAGGAAATACAAGCTTTGCTGGAAATACACCTCCTTCAAAACATGTTCCTTCTGGTCCACTATGAACAGAGAGGAAATAAGAAAACTGTACTATAAAAGCTGATTAACTTCCATTTACTTTGAGATGGCTAAATCACccacacaaaaattttaatgtatGAATGTGTGACACATAGTATCAATCATCATAACTGTACAATACAATAAAAAActttattaatgataatatatAGGGAAGCACTATATAACATAATTTGTTCCTCATAGAAGCAATCTAGTTTCTACATTTCTACTAAAAAAGTGAAGCTGCTTACCATGGTTCTCACATACACTAATCCACTATGGTAGAGCATATAAAAGGCTAATAATTATGAATATAGTTACGACTAACAAAAGCTGAAGAGCAGTTACTAGCGTCATCACTAAAAAATTCTGATGAAAATGGTTATATGTTCaactttaaaacataaaataaaatatgaagatGGCACCtgtccttttggacatgtccgaaagaacagataccattggtgatcttgcagctctctaagaatgaaattacaatgaatccagaccattagctgcttacatgtattgataaatatcaacgaggacagttgaaaatgtgtgctccgactgggactcgaacccgggatctcctgcttacatggcagacactctatctgaCTCAGCCATTGAGGACACAGAGGGcagtgcggctgcagggacttatctctggcaagctccccgtgagacccacacttccagctTACTGTCCATACACTACTTTTGTAGTGCCCCTGGCCACTAAGCTCATTACTCGGCAGCAGTCAACCTACCGGTTCCCGGAaaaagttcgggcaatgtgagtggatctgcactgaagaagatcattggctgataagccttatctatatgaagatggtatctgttctttcgaacatgtctgaaagaacagataacattggtgatcttgcagccctcggagaacgaaattacaatgagtccaaaccattagctgcttacaggtgttgataaatatcaacggggacagttgaaaatgtgtgccacgaccggaactcaaacctgggatctcctgcttacgtggcaggtGCTCTATTCTATGTCCCTATTCAATTCAAAGGAAGAAGTAGACACCTGCAAAGATAGTGCATGCTTGCACACTGTCAATGGCTGGGCCAATCCGAGCAGGGTTCAGGACATGCCCCTTGGAGTTCCCAGGCAACACCACTGTATTGTAAATTCACCTTGCTCAGGTGTTGTGTATCTGACGCTACAGTGAGTTTCTAGTGTTACTGGCCAGTTACTGTTGTTGAATCAGATTCAAGTAGTGTTGTCAGCTGATTAATGGTATAGGTTCTTGTTGTGCACTAAAAATAAAGTTCCTAGAAATATTCAATGTACTACTGTTCATTACAGTACTGTCTTCAAAGTATTCATTATTACTTACTCTGGAAAGGGTACCTATTCGTCTGCAGTAGTGGGGTGAACTTGTCAGAGCACCGTACCTCACCACCCAGGTGTTATTTGACCACTATGTATTTACATATCAAACAATACCATGCACTACTGTAAACTGCCACAGCTGGGGGTGATTAATGAAAGTAGTTTTCACTTTGTGCTTTAACTGAGCTCTCTGATTTTGCTCCTTAGCTCAGAAACAACAATCACCATCAGGAAAAGAAACCAACAACATCCTCTGAATGACTCTTGCCAATCACAGTTCTCCAGCAAAGTAAGAAAAGATTGTGGGGCACTTTACATGACAAATATTTGAAATGCTTCAAGATGAGACACACTCAAAGTGTGTCTTTGCGTGAAACAGCACTCATTTCTGCCAACTAGCTGGATGGTCTTGATTGAATGAAACTGGAAAAGTTCTGACCCATACTAATACACTGGGCAGATTTCTACTTCAAACTTCCAAGAATGAAAATGCCTCAGAGTGATATAATGTATGCCACTAATTACTGAAGTACATACCAGGTAATGGATTCCATACATCCATTCAGATGTTTCTTATGTTATAAGAACTTTACATAATGATGAAGCATAATTCAAGAGCCTTTATGAAAGTTTCAGAACAGTAAAATCTTTAGCAAAGAAAAACATCCTTGCTGCCAGTGTGAGAAAAATTGTTccgtgcaaaaatataacaacatATGGGCATGTGGTACAATAACTTCACTGCTGGTATCATCTTTAAACAACTAAAGCattttaggaggaggaggagaggaggaggaaaagaagaaGCAGCTCTCTGTGAACTATGTTTATTTCACAGTTCTAATTTTGTAAATTCCTCATTATAATTTTTCAAACATTGGAAAATTCAGCATAGATTGACAGTGTGGCTACAGTTGTCTTAGACTGCAGtcgagcgtgtgtgtgtgcgtgtgtgtgtgtgtgtgtgtgtgtgcgtgtgtgcgcgtgtgtgtaaaGGCCTTATGGGTGGTAAACTTTATTTggaacagtcttttttgttgtgcccatctgcgactcagcatctccactatatataCCAGTACAGAAAATCACAGTGGCTTTTGAGAGGGGTACACCTCTTTTCCCAGTGCATGATAATttggttgttgttgtcgttgttgttgttgtggtcttcagtcctgagactggtttgatgcagctctccatgcaactctatcctgtgcaagcttcttcatctcccagtacctactgcagcctacatccttctgaatctgcttagtgtattcatctcttggtctccctctacgatttttaccctccacactgccctccaatactaagttggtgatcgctcgatgtctcagaacatgtcctaccaaccgatcccttcttctagtcaagttgtgccacaagctcctcttctccccaattctattcaatacctcctcattagttacatgatctacccatctaatcttcagcattcttctgtagcaccacatttcgaaagcttctattctcttcttgtctaaactatttattgtccacgtttcacttccatacatggctacactccatacaaatactttaagaaacgacttcctgacatacaaatctacactcgacgttaacaaatttttcttcttcagaaatgctttccttgccattgccagtctacattttatatcctatctacttcgaccatcgtcagttattttgctctccaaatagcaaaattcctttactactttaagtgtctcatttgctaatctaattccctcggcatcacctgacttaatttgactacattccattatcctcgttttgcttttgttgatgttcatcttaaatcctcctctcaagacactatccactccattcacctgcccttccaagtcctttgctgtctctggcagaattacaatgtcatcggcgaacctcaaagtttttatttcttctccatagattttaatacctaatccaaaattttcttttgtttcttttattgcttgctcaatatacagattgaataacatcggggataggctacaaccctgtctcactcccttcccaaccactgcttctctttcatacccctcgactcttataactgctatctggtttctgtacaaattgtaaacagcctttcgctccctgtattttacccctaccaccttcagtagCTAACCAAAATGGCAATGAAATTTTATCTGCTATTATACATCATTTGTACACAATCACAATTCTGACTATTCTTATGATGTAAAACATGTAAAACATTCTATTTGTCTCTCATTAGAAACCCAGTGAAGTAGAATActtcagttccccccccccccccccccaacatctaCAGTGAAATAATGCTGGCTGTTTGGTTTTAACTTTCATTATTAACATGGAGACCAATAATAAACATGAGTAATAATTAGCACACCGTTTTAAtcctcttcttattgacaacacaACGCACCACAGGATTGTATTAGAAGATTTAAAATCAAGAGATACTCAATCTAaaaattcatttcatttcttttctcaaatgaggtctgttcaaaaaattccagaactctgtcaacaaaatttttctacacttaccttttacctATTGTGCATGTTTTccttcaaagtactctcctccacaattgatacgccGCACACAATGCTGTGTCCACtttcagaagcagtcttggtatgcctcttgctgtgaattttctattatctcatctaccattgcaaatcttcatcctttcaatgggatcaacttctttttatttccaaaattccaAAGGACTAGGTTTGGAGCATAcaaaggatgaggcagcacagtgattttgtttctaGCGCAATAGTCaccaccaacagggatgaatgtgcaggtgcattatcatgatgcaagagacATTAAccgtctcaccacatttcaggccactTCCTTCCCACACATTTTCTTGCAGATGTTATAACTGATCCTGAtaataccatcgattaacagtttgtccctattgctcaaattcatgatgaactaatccttcaaaatcaaagaaaactatcagcacggctttgacatttgatctgagcCTGAGGAACTTCTTTTTGGTCACGGAGAACTTTTCCCAAACCATTATAAAGATTTAACCTTGATCTCAACATCGTaaatgtctcatcaccagttttgtttctcctaaggAACACCTCATTttcatttgcgtgatccaaaatCTCCTCACAGATTGTGAGTtaaagatctttctggtcttgacttatGAGCAatgggacgaacttggcagcaacacaatgcattccaagatgctctgtcaggatttcatgacataatccaactgaaatgttacattcttctgcaatctctcaggtAGTCAGTCTtccattggcatgcacaatttcgctgACGTTCCTGACATAAGCATCATCGGTAGACGTCGAATGtcctgtgaaccatttgtaacactgagtacagcttaagcactcatcaccataggcttcctacaTCATTTGGCGTGTCTGTGTAAAGGttatcttgagtttcacgcaacaggcaagttgctcctctaactctgccatcctgCAATTCGCAAACTGTGAGAGACAACATTATACTCAATGTAGCACTGGACAATAAATAatggacatacaacaatgaaacttccagcagtcaacattaaacacaggcatgtgtggGATGCCAACTGCGTTTCGTTCCAACATGCCACTggcatgaaattatgaatgttctggaattttttgaacagacctcatatatatCAAGGCTATGTGAAAGTGCTGGTGCAGGGTCCTAATGTTCATGAGCCTTCAAAACATTCATATTCCATTGTGGAATTGGAGAATTCTGTGTGTTTGCTTCTATGGGAAATGTCTGTCGTTAATTTTTCATTATACATAATCTTagaatgtgtttcagcattttccaTGTTGTCAAACACCACATTTAAATATGTAAATACTTGTATAAATTAtgttatttttcttgttcttaaattgtaataccatggCATGCTCAGTGTCCTTATAAAAGCGATCTATAGATGAATACTAATtccacttctactactactactactactactactactgcatatGAAATTATTTTCAGTGGGCAGTATATGATCAAAACTCTTCGGCAATGACGATGAAAAGCCAAATAAATAGAAAGGCAATCCCATCCACATTTGTGAAATCATGCTACAATGCAGAATGTGTCAAATGATCTACAAAAATACCGCATTTCCCAGTCTTTCTgtagtgcctatctgcaactcagcatctctgctatatggtgggtagcaactttccttttcataatgctgttacattccaccctgggtTTTCCATCACTAAGTAATGCAAAGTAAGATTTGATTCTCTGATATCTTATTATTTTTCTAAAAGCAAAAAGATCTTTTTATGGcaccaacacatttttttctttttagatcaCAGTTTACAAGGACGACACCCAGACTAATCATCCAATATATTGCACTATTATATGAACATGCCTTGTTTGGCAATACTGAACACTTTTCTGAAAATCTGATATGTAAGTAATGTCCTATGTTCCTGACACCAGCTCACCTGCAGCAAGAGCTTgaagtaggtgggggggggggggaagttagcAGGCATGGACGAGTTTCAGTCACTGTTTTGCAGGTACGTACAGTCAGCATACAAGGCCCATTACAGCGTATATACgtggccaaggaaaaaaaaaaaaaaatcctggatttCCCCTTTAACAATACACTTTCTTCCGGATGAAAATACACGTTTTCCTTGTTacgtaacagtatacttttcctcggaacgataaaacttatcaatcctttcaatggttgtggttttatacaccgacgtagaatttcccggcactttagaaaacgaaactcagggaaaaaaacatgttttggaaagatgtctgatgtgcagcaacatgtacactgcatattttagtATTACGGAAgtgtaaatttgaattccaccgaacactgcatgttactttctgaagcattgaaatcaagattgggATACACTTTTGTAAGACAGTCGTAGCTCATGTTAAGTGATCTcggcagccgatgacagcagatattcagatcataggacatgtgatgtagtcagtcaatagcaacatcactgttaagtagcgcgaacacacaaataggaaaaagtAATGGTTTAaagtaatatacatagtgttgctacaagaaatgaaaagctttcacatataatattggtctctaagattaataagctgcaagagaagctaagctttcacacataatgtcgatcttttttgcgcgtgttacactttaagatacatcacaaaaatgtgccagtaaaatttttaacaacataaatgtctgatcttctgggctcggaAATATTCTAAATGATCAtcctcaaagatttgatttttgaatgagagccaaacgctccgtgatttaagaaatttatcGGACATTcgcgcacagagttcatcttgtgtaaaaggaaatttattttacttGAATTTAATTTTCAAACAACCAATCGGAATATTTTCTCGCAACCTGTTAGAAattgattcatttcagcagttgcgccAGATAAGAGGCGATGTCGCGCTTGGGCAGCtatgatgacgcaggaagcccgtacatTCGTACGTGTAAAAACTTAAAAGATAAatcgactgcctcagcagaaagatTGATAAAAGTCAAGTTTCTTTAACAAACCGTAAAAATAACTTAATTGTTGTGCAAagcgattaacgcttgactgtcaggaaggtggaaacaaaacc
This DNA window, taken from Schistocerca piceifrons isolate TAMUIC-IGC-003096 chromosome 4, iqSchPice1.1, whole genome shotgun sequence, encodes the following:
- the LOC124794762 gene encoding ubiquitin-conjugating enzyme E2 G2 isoform X1, which produces MAGSALRRLMAEYKQLTLNPPEGIIAGPINEENFFEWEALITGPEGTCFEGGVFPAKLVFPPDYPLSPPKMQFTCEMFHPNIYADGRVCISILHAPGDDPMGYESSAERWSPVQSVEKILLSVVSMLAEPNDESGANVDAAKMWREDREEFNRIAERIVRKTLGLPPP
- the LOC124794762 gene encoding ubiquitin-conjugating enzyme E2 G2 isoform X2; amino-acid sequence: MAGSALRRLMAEYKQLTLNPPEGIIAGPINEENFFEWEALITGPEGTCFEGGVFPAKLVFPPDYPLSPPKMQFTCEMFHPNIYADGRVCISILHAPGDDPMGYESSAERWSPVQSVEKILLSVVSMLAACYVCSPCLRHMVKRIFSALHMTTRP